The nucleotide window AATGCAGTAAAGACTAACCAAGCCACAATCAAAGCTGCAATGAAAATAATTAAATCTATAGGCACAATCTTTGCCTCAAAAAGTTTAGACTTTATTTGATTTATTCTATTTTAGTTTTAGATAATTAAACTACGTAAAACTGGCAACATAGTTAAAGATAATCTCTACAATTCTATTCTCATTACACAATTGCTTGGGTAAATATCATGAACTCATCCATGCATTGGCAAAAACTATTATCTCGTAGTCGGTTATTGGCGGATTTAAACCTAGGCGATCCTGGACGTACGCCTTTTGAAAAAGACTTTGATAAAATCATTTTCTCTTCTTATTTTAGAAGATTGAAAGATAAAACACAAGTTTTTTCTCTTGTAGATAATGACTATATTCGCAGTCGATTAAGTCATAGTTTAGAAGCTTCATGTGTAGGTAGAACTCTGGGGACACTTGTCGGTCAAGAAATCGTTAAACGACACTCTCGTGAATTACAAGATTATACTGCTAGAGATTTTGGTGATATTATCGCTGCAGCTTGTTTAGCTCATGATATTGGCAATCCTCCTTTTGGACATGCAGGGGAAGATGCAATTCAGGAGTGGTTTAAATCTCCTAATGCTGCGGCAGTTTTATCATTACTAACTCCTGGACAACAAGCAGATTTTAAATATTTTGAAGGCAATGCTCAAGGCTTTAGAATTCTGACAAAATTAGACAAACCACAGCACCGCCAAGGCTTACAATTTACTTGTGCAACTTTAGCAACATTTACGAAATATCCGCGAGAAGCTGGAATTAATAGTAACTCTTTTAATAAATACAATAGTAATTCTGACAATAAAAGTACTAAAAAACATGGTTTTTTTCAAGAAGAAAAAGACATTTTTACTCAAATTGCTGAAGAAGTAGGTTTAATCCGCCGTCAAGAGAATTTAGCTTGGTGGTGTAGACATCCATTAGTGTTTCTGGTCGAAGCAGCAGATGATATCTGTTACCATATTGTAGATTTAGAAGATGGCTTTTCGATGGGTTACATTGACTATACAGAGGCTAAAATGTGGCTCAGTGAAATTTTAATAGGAGAAAAAATAGATCATTTAGACGATAACAAAGAACATATTAAGTATTTACGAGCTAAAGCAATTCATAAATTAATTACAGAAGTCAAACAAGTGTTTCTTGATAATGAAGAGCAAATATTATCTGGTGTTTTTGATAGTCCATTAACTTCACAGATAGATTCAGGTTCCAAATTAAAGGAAATCATAGATCTCACGCGCGAAAATGTGTATGAAGCCTGCGAAGTTGTTGAAGTAAAAGTTGCAGGATATGAAGTACTTGGTGGTTTATTAGAAGAGTTTGTTAATGCTGTTACTAATAATAGTTTATCGAAAAGCTATTTAACTAAAAAACTCTTACCTAATTTTAAGGATACTGATGAAGACCTTTATCGAAAGATTTTGCAAGTAACAGATTATATTTCTGGAATGACAGATTCATACGCAGTTTCTCTATTCAAGAAAATTAAAGGAATTTCTTTACCACGTGGTGGAAGGTAGCTATACTAATTCGTAATTTGTAATTGATGAGTTTATGTATAGCCGTAGGTTTGAACTTACTAGGTAGGTTTTGCGTTACTCAAAACTCCCAGTCTCCTTATCTCTGCTTATTCTTGTAGTTCTCTAATCCGTTCTTGAGCATCTTGATAGTATTCTGGCTTTTTTTGTTCTTGATAGAGGTTAGCGGCTTGCTGAAAATCTTGTAGTGCTTGCTGATTATTGCCTATAGCACTGTAAGAAAGTGCCCGATTGTAGTAGGCTTCAGCATAGCTAGAGTTAAGTTGTAAAGCTTGATTGAAATCTACGATCGCCATTTGGTGATCTGCCATATTGTAATAGGCAATACCCCGATTGAAATGGGCATCGGCATCTTGAGGATTCAACTGCAATACTCGATTGTAGTCTGCGATCGCACCTTGATTATCACCACCACGCCGCCGCACATTACCTCGATTGTAGTAGATTCCAGGTCGCTCAGGCTCAAGCTCAATTGCCTGGTTAAAATCAGTCATAGCACTGAGTTCGTCTCCCATTGCAAAACGCAGAATACCGCGACTGTTGTAGGCTGAAGCAAACTTGGGATTCAGTTCAATTGCACGATCATAGTCGGCGATCGCGGCTTTGTTGTTTCCTAGTCTGTCGTAAGCAAGACCGCGATTGTAGTATGTGGTAGCATTGTCTGGAGCAAGTTTGATTGCTTGATTGTAATCGGCGATCGCACCTTGACGATCTCCTAAGTCATCGCGGGCATTACCTCGGTTTTCATAAGCAGCTGCGTTGTTAGGATCGAGACGAATCACTTCTGTAAAACTGGCGATCGCGCCTTTAAAATCGCCTTGATTGTATCTGTTTACACCTTCATCGTATTGTTCTTGAAGGTTACTTGCAGGACTTGCAGGAGTAGCTTGTGGTGTTTGAGCACTGACAATAGCAGGCGTACTACCAAGAACATGAACAATGCTTAAGATAGTAACAGTAGTTAAAATACGGTTCATAGCGTTACGTGATTATTGGACTAGACGCTGAGTTTTTGTGTCAACTTACACTTTTAACTTGTTCAACTAATCCTAGTGATAACTTACCAATGTGGTAACTTGGTATGTAACTATTACGTAGCTAGATGCCGAATTGTTTCCACAATACTTTAAAACTTAACTATTTGAGTTGACTATATATCTTACTGTTATCTGACTCCTCACAAGCGTTAATAACTTCTTGCCTTGCCCAGCGATCGGCACTCACAATGTCTTCTAGGGATGGATTTATCTGATGATCAGATGCGTGGCGATCGCATACCCGTTCAATACACCGAGGAATATCTAAAAAGCGAATCTTCTCTTCTAAAAACAACGCCACAGCTTGTTCGTTTGCGGCATTAAGAACCGCAGGCATCGAACCACCTGCTTTACCCGCTGCATAGGCAAGTTGCATACAAGGATACTTTTTGTGATCGGGTGCTCTAAAAGTTAAATCGCCAGCTTTCACTAGATCCAACTGTTCCCAGTTGGTATAGATACGTTCAGGATACGATAAAGCATACAACAATGGTAAGCGCATATCAGCCCAACCCAACTGTGCTAACACAGAAGTATCTTGCAGTTCAATGAGTGAGTGAATGATACTTTGAGGATGGATGACAATCTCGATGCGATCGTAGTCAAGAGCAAAAAGATAATGCGCCTCGATGACTTCTAGTCCTTTATTCATCAACGTAGCTGAATCTATTGTAATTTTTTTACCCATTGACCAATTGGGATGTTTCAAGGCGTCTGTAACTTGGACGTCTACTAACTTTTCTACAGGTAAATCGCGGAAAGCACCACCAGAAGCTGTGAGTAAAATGCGCCGCAAACCTCCGTTTGGTACACCTTGGAGGCATTGAAAAATTGCCGAATGCTCTGAATCTGCTGGTAGTAACTTCACATTGTATTTTTCAATCAAAGGAAGCACAACAGGCGCGCCAGCAATCAACGTTTCTTTATTAGCTAAAGCAATATCTTTACCTGCTTCAATCGCTGCAATTGTTGGTAGTAAACCAGCACAACCAACAATACCCGTAACAACCGTTTCGGCATTGCCATAACGCGCAACTTCCACCACTCCAGCTTCACCCGCCAGTAAAATAGGTTGTGGATCGAGATCTGCGATCGCCTCTTTGAGTTGGGGTAATTTATCTTCAGCGCAAATCGCGGCGATACTTGGTTGAAACTGTCGAATTTGAGCAGCAAGCATTTCTACATTGCGCCCAGCCGCTAAACCCACAATCTGAAATTGATCGGGGTACTGAGCCACAATATCGAGGGTTTGCGTACCGATAGAGCCGGTAGAGCCAAGAAGAGTAATCGCTTTCACAACAATTTAAGAATCAGCAGTATCTCCAATATAAGATTCTAAGGGGACAAGATGATGTAGACACAACGCGATGATACCTTGATACCTCAAATCGCAAGCTGTAACAGTGTTGTAAATAAACAATAAATTGGGTTTGGGTGGCGATTGCCAAATTTTTTCGTTCTGCTTATTTGAGTTAGTTCTGTCGGTATTCAACACATGCATCAAGTTTGCTGTTGATATTGCATTAAACTTCTTGCAAAGTACTTAAACTGTCATGTTGAGCCAAGCGAAACATCTCGCGAGATTCTGCGCTATATGGCATTCGGCTGAGAATGACATTCATAATTTTTTGACTTTTGCAATTCTATCATTCAGAAGCAGAAATGTTGCGATCGCGCTTACCATCGATTCTCAATACCATTAAATAAAATATTTGCAAGTTACCTAGATTACAGTTTATTTAATTTCTGTCAAGAATTCTGTAAATTTGCCTGTAAGAGATCTATACTTAGAAGTAGCTGCAGCAGCGCCAACATGACATTAGCGTGCGGTTGGACGAAATCACATAAAGGAGATTTATTCTCATGGCACAAGAAACCGCTGCCCGATTTTTTAAAGCTGTACAACAAGATCACGCCTTACAAGAGAAACTCAAAGCAACATCAGATCCCGAAGCCTTTATCAAGATTGCAGCACAGCGAGGCTATAATTTCAGTCTGCAAGACTTAGATCAAGCAATCAGCAAGTTGTCTCCAGAAGAAGTTGCCGCAGTTATTAACCCAGGTGTTTCCCCTCGACGACATATAGTTCCAAGATAAGCCTACGTGAGAAATTGAGCTGTGAGGTTTCGAGTGCGTCGATCCTAAATTGTGCAAGTTTTAAGATTAGAAGCTACATCTGCAAATTACAAATTAAAATGCGTTACTAATCCCATCCGTGATAGGAGTGGGATTTTATTTTTGCTCTTTCTATAGTCAGAAGCACTTAAATGATTCTTGAATTTAATAATGCGCTAGCTAATGACAATGAACAATGAGCAATCCCAAGGAAATGTTCATAACTCAAATAGAAATAATACGGACCTTCTTGCTTCGCAGATTGGATTAACTTAATGCAATCTACATAATTGAATAACTTTGCTTTACTAAATCTTCAAAATAACTGTATTTAATGCAAATTGGATGAGTTTTGTATGAGTTATGTATGGGTTTTATGTAGAAGAGATATTTCTCAGTGAAAATGACTAGAATTATTTTTGTGATTTATATTCTTTGAATATAAAGAAAATCAAAAAAATTGTAACAAACAAGGTTTTGTAAATAATTTAGGGCGGAGAGTGTGAATCGAAAATTAAGTATTTTTTCTCACAAAGCCAATAGAGAAGGACGCCATAGTTCTCAGTTGCTGATAATAGTATCAGGCTTAAAAACACTTAAAAATCAGTTCTCAGTAAGAAAAGTATTTAGTTATGTTGCAGTAGCATTAATGGTTGCGATCGCAGTACTCGCAGGACACACAGTATCTGCGCAATTAGTTCCTGACGGACCTTCGCAGCCGTTAACATCCCTCAAGACTGTACCAATTCCTGAACCAGCAAACTTAGGAGAATTTGTCAGCGATCGCGCCGCAGCTATCCGCTTAGGCAAAGCATTATTCTGGGATATGCAAATTGGCAGTGATGGTATTCAAGCATGTGCAACTTGCCACTTTCATGCTGGAACTGATACCAGAGCCAAAAATCAACTAAGTCCAGGATTACTACGTGTTAATGCTGATGGTAGTCCCAATCCCGATCAAACTTTTAGTGTAGGAAGTGGACCTAACTATACGCTCAAACCTGGAGACTTCCCCTTTCACAAGCTTACCGATCCTAACAATCGTTCTTCAGCAGTGCTAGCAGACAGTAATGATGTTGCAGGTTCGCAAGGCGTACCGCTAACTAAGTTCAACAATACGACTCCTGGTAATGCAGAGGATGACGTTACGGTACAACCCGACACCGTATTTCATGTCAATGGCACCAACGTTCGCCAGGTAACAGAGCGCAACACGCCTAGCACAGTTAACGCGGTATTCAACTTCCGTAACTTTTGGGATGGTAGAGCACAAGATGAATTTAATGGTGTTAATCCATTCGGTTCGCGAGATCCTGATGCGCGAGTTATCAAGGCATCTACACCAGCAGTACTGCCAAAAGAAGTCAAAATCAGTCTAAACAATGCCTCATTAGCTTCGCAAGCAGTAGGACCACCGCTAAGTTCGGTTGAAGAATCTGCAACAGGTCGGATCTTCCCTGATATTGGCAACAAACTCGGTCGAGTTAAACGTCGGTTACTTCCTAGAGAGACAGGTAAGAAATTACGTGCGTTGCGACCACTCGGCAAGCAGCTAGTTGCGGCTGACGATAGCGTACTTGGTGGTTTCAGTCGAGGAAGATTACCTGGGTTAAAAACAAACTACACGGCAATGATTAAGGCAGCATTTAAGCCTGAATGGTGGAGATCGGCTTATCTGATCAATGTTGATCCCAACACTGGAAACCGTAGTTTTGTGCGTAGAAAAGCTAACCAAATCGCAGATGCAGATGGAATTGTCGATCCTGATCAATTACCAAATCAGCAATATACGCTCTTAGACTACAACTTCTCGCTGTTCATGGGACTGGCAATTCAAATGTACGAGTCTACGCTCGTCTCAAATAATGCACCAATTGACCGATACCTTGAAGGCAATACAGGTGCTTTAACAACTGCACAAGTACGTGGTAAAGAGCTATTTGAAGGTAGGGCTAAATGCATTAACTGTCATGGTGGTGCAGAATTTACCAATGCATCTGTGAGAAATGTACGCAAAGAAAGACTCGAACTCATGGAAATGGGTAGCGGACAACCTGCAGTTTATGACAATGGTTTCTATAACATTGGCGTACGACCAACGCAAGAAGACTTAGGAGTAGGAGGAAAAGACCCCTCTGGCAATCCACTGTCTGAAACACGGCTGGCACAGCAAGGGAAATTTAACGCCTTGTTGGGCGAAAATCCTAATATCACAGTTGATGCAGGCGATCGCGTAGCAGTAGATGGTGCTTTCAAAACTCCAGGACTACGCAATATCGAACTCACCGCGCCTTACTTCCATAACGGCGGGCAATTAACCCTACGTCAAGTGATCGATTTTTACAATCGCGGTGGAGATTTCCACGAGCAGAATATCAACAACTTAGATCCAGATATCGAAAATCTGAACTTAAGTGAACAAGATAAAAATGACTTAGTAGAATTTCTCAAAGCCCTAACTGATGAACGCGTGCGTTCTGATAAAGCGCCCTTCGATCACCCACAACTGCTTATTCCTAACGGACATCCAGGAGATACTACATCTGTTACCAATAATGGTAAAGGTCACGCCACTGATGGCACGCTGTTGGAACTTCCCGCAGTAGGTCGTAATGGCGGTCGTGTGAGAGCCAATTTCTTGTCTTGAACTAAAGCTATTAGCTGTTAGCAATGAGCAATTAGCAATTAGCGCTAATTGCTTTTTTATTATGTCTTGCTACTCCACAATTTCATTGACAGGAAAGCGATCTAATAGTTGCATTGCCCGATATGCATTGCGCTGTAAAGCTTCTGATAAATAAGGAATGTGAGGTATTTGCGAAAGTAGATCTAAGGTTCGACGCAACAACCGCACGACATCGCCCTCATCCAAACTTGTATTTGCACAAAGTTCTAACCACTCTACTCCCAACGCCCACTGTTCAACTAATGCCACCAAATCATATTCCAACCAAATTGGAAATGCTACATTGTAACGGCGTTGCAATTGAAACAACTGACGGCGAGTAGAACGCAATCCGGCAAGTGCTTCTTCAACTTCAGAAGATAAAACATAGCGTACCCAACTATCTGGGCGAGTATTTTCGGTGACGAGTGCTGCTACGGCTGCTGCAAGGTGGTGTGGATCGAGTTGATCGAATTCACCACTGACTAAAGCAAGTCCTAACCATAATTCATTATCACCGCGAATCGCTGCTGCGACTTGTCCTAAATGCGTTGGCACTAACTCATTCAAGCAACCAAACCGCTGCAAAATTTCAATCAGATGTAAAAATTCTTCCCAGTGGTGCTGAGATAATTGACCTAACTCTTCTTGCCGTTCGGCAATTTCTGCTTGCAACTGCAAACTCTTGTTGCGACGCTTGAGAATCGTTGCTGGGGTGTCAGATTTGTGCAAAGGATGGGCTTGTAGTTGAGCTTCTAAAGCAGCAACTTTTGCTTGCTGTGCCAAAACTTCGGGGGCAATATTGAGTTCTGCTGTCTCAGGAATTGCGAGTGCGATCGCCGCAGTTTCTTGATTTCCCCGACGCGATTGTCCTGGCTTCAATGGCATTTCGACTGGTGGTAACAGATCGCTCGCAATTTCCAATCGCGGTAACTCTGCATAGAGATCGACAACATCGCTAGTCATCACCACATACCAGCGATTATCCTGTCCCAAACAAATTAAATACGGTGCTTGACCCGAACCTGGTGACTTGGCAACTAAAACAGCCGGAATTGGTGTTGCAGTTGGTACGTGTTTTCCGCGAAGACTCAATAATGTTCCTGACACGGCAAAGCTTAATGTTAAACCCAATTGCTCTACCCGTGCTTCTTGGGCTTGCTCGTGAAGTGTCTTTAAAAGTTGACGTTCTACTTTAATGCGTTGGCGTAATTTCTCATACTTGGCAAGCTGTTCCATATCTATAGACTGCAACTGTGCCTCAATTTGAGCGACTTGCCCTTGCAGATGTGCCAAAGATTCGTAGTGCGGTTGCAAATATAGCGTTGCTAAATACTGCCCAAAGCTGCGTTCTACAAGTTCTTTGGCTTCCTCTAAAGTATGAGTTTGCAATAAGTTCAACACCATACCGTAGCTTGGCGTAAACTGGCTCACAAGTGGATCTGGTTGCGCTGTAGCAAGATAGGCAGCTTCTTTCGCACCTTCAAACGGTGTTTGTAATGTGACAACATGACCAAGTTTATCCATCCCGCGACGTCCAGCACGCCCTGCCATTTGGAGAAATTCAGAAGGATTCAGTAGTCGGTGTCCGCGATCTGTGCGTTTGGAAAGTGTCGAAATAACAGTTGTTCGTGCAGGCATATTAATTCCTGCTGCTAGCGTTTCGGTTGCAAAAACAACTTTAATAAGTCCCTGTTGAAACAGTTCTTCGACTAGCCCTTTCCAAGTTGGTAATATCCCAGCATGGTGTGCCGCAATCCCGCGATAAAGAGGTTCAATTTGTCCAGCGCGTCCGGCTTCGGGGTTCCGTGCTAGAAATTCATCAATTTGTTGCTGTAGTTGTGCGGCTTCTGCTGAGTTGACAAGCGATAAATTTCCGATATTTGCGACAGCTTGGTCACATCCCCGACGGCTGAAGATAAAATAAATTGCCGGTAGCATATCCTTTGCTGCTAATCGCGAAATGGTAAATTCTAAACTAGGGGCTTCAAGACGCGCTCCATTGCGGCGTCCACCTTTGGCATAAGCATTACTACTTCCTGGCTTAGGCTTCAAACGTGGATTGATTTTAGATTTGTTATTGTCAAGCAGTGGAAATAATCCTTTAGGATTGCAAAAGTAAAATTCTAAAGGAACTGGGCGAAATTCTGAGTAAATAAGTTCAGTAGGACCGTGAACTTGATTGATCCAATCTGTGAGCTGTTGACTATTGGCAATTGTTGCTGACAGTGCAACTAATTGGACTTCTGAGGGGCAATAAATAATTGATTCTTCCCAAACAGTACCCCGCTGGCGATCGTTCATGTAATGACATTCATCCAGCACAACGGCTTCAACATCAACTAAAGAAGTTCCTACTTCACCTATAGGTGTTCCGTAAAGCATGTTACGGAAGATTTCGGTCGTCATCACCAAAATCGGTGCGTCGCGGTTAATTGAGGCATCTCCTGTGAGTAGCCCTACCATGTCAGCACCAAAGCGATCGCGAAAGTCACGCAGTTTTTGATTAGAAAGTGCTTTGAGGGGTGTAGTATAAAAAACTCGTTTGCCTCGGCTTAATGCCCGATAAATCGCGTATTCTCCAATTAATGTTTTTCCTGAACCTGTCGGCGCACACACCACAACCGAGTGACCAGCATTTAATGCTCGAATTGCCGCCAACTGGAAATCATCGAGTTCAAACGGAAATATCTCTTTTAAATTTAGTTCAGAAAACAGTTGCAAATTCACTCAATTGAGGTTAGTTAACTTGAAGACAAGCAGCTTGATTACCTTAAATTATAGACTTTAAAATGATTTCCTAATTTTTTGTCTAATCTCTAGTTCCCAACTCCTGCGATCGCACTGCTGCGGCTTTGACTGCGGCAATTAATCCGGCGCGGAATCCAGCACGTTCTAACTCGGTGACGCCGGCGATTGTTGTTCCACCTGGACTTGTGACTCGATCTTTAAGTTCGGCAGGGTGCATTTGAGTTTCTTGCAACAATTGTACTGTCCCACGCACAGTTTGCAGAGCGAGTTGAGTGGCGATCGCTCTTGGTAAGCCTGCTGCAACACCACCATCAGATAGTGCTTCTATTAATAATGCAACATAGGCAGGTCCTGAGCCTGACAACCCTGTCACCGCATCCATTAATGTTTCGGGAACTTCTACGACTTCTCCCACCGCAGTAAATAGCTGCTGGGCAATTTGCTTGTCGCGATCGCCTGCTTGCGCACCCAAAGAAATCGCTGTCATTCCAGCGCCGACTGTTGCTGGAGTATTAGGCATCGCTCTAATAATTGGAACTTGAGGAAAAGCCTTTTCTAATTGCGATAGAGACACTCCTGCTAAGATAGAAATAACAAGTGGTGTAGATTTTGTGAGTGGAGATACCAATTCAGCCGCCACTGCTGTAAATACTTGCGGTTTGATTGCTAAAAGCAGTACCGAAGCTTGAGTGACAACATAGTTGTCATCTGTAACTGAAACTCCGTATTGATTTGCTAAATAGTCGCGTCGTGCTGGTGATTTCTCGCCAACGATAATCTCTGTTGGTTGATATATTTTCTGAGAAACCAAGCGGGATAATAGCGCTTCTCCCATTACCCCGCCGCCAATAATCCCAAACTTAACAGACAATTGAACAATCCTTGTGTCTAGAACAGTACTAGCAACAAATGAAGCGTGTAATTAGCTATCAGCTAAACCACATGAATCTAGATGCTGCATAGCAATGGAGCGAGATGATTAAGACCTTATAGAGGCTTAGAACCATAATTACAAATAATTTTGACTTTTGACCTCTGAACCGTAGGTCTGCGCGAAGCGCGTCCCCTGACTCCTGCTATATGCCTTAACTAGACTGCGCAATTCGAGTAGAATCTGCTGACCAGGCTTGGCTGTGAACTGTTGTGCGTTCTGTCCGCACCTGAGTTTGAGGAACTTCTTGTACGACTCCTGACTGAGTTGTTACTTGTACGCAAATAGGAGTGAACAGAAAAATACTGTCGCCAACACGTTCTTGATGACCATCGATTGCGTAAGTTCCACCAGCGACAAAATCAACAGCACGTTGAGCCAGATCGGGGTCCATCATTGTGAGGTTGAGCACAACAGATTTACGCTCGCGCAAGGCTTGAATTGCCTGTGGCATTTCTTCAAACGAGCGGGGTTCCATCACAACAACTTCATACGTCCGATTTCCAGCCTCATGCATTCCAATTACATTATTCATCGAAGCTGCTCCTACTTCGGAATTAGGTTCTAAGGTAATTCTTTCGCGTACGCGCCGCCGTTGGCGTAAATCTTCTTCTATTGGCTGTGAATGTTCAGGTGGATAAGTATGGCGA belongs to Gloeocapsopsis sp. IPPAS B-1203 and includes:
- a CDS encoding deoxyguanosinetriphosphate triphosphohydrolase gives rise to the protein MNSSMHWQKLLSRSRLLADLNLGDPGRTPFEKDFDKIIFSSYFRRLKDKTQVFSLVDNDYIRSRLSHSLEASCVGRTLGTLVGQEIVKRHSRELQDYTARDFGDIIAAACLAHDIGNPPFGHAGEDAIQEWFKSPNAAAVLSLLTPGQQADFKYFEGNAQGFRILTKLDKPQHRQGLQFTCATLATFTKYPREAGINSNSFNKYNSNSDNKSTKKHGFFQEEKDIFTQIAEEVGLIRRQENLAWWCRHPLVFLVEAADDICYHIVDLEDGFSMGYIDYTEAKMWLSEILIGEKIDHLDDNKEHIKYLRAKAIHKLITEVKQVFLDNEEQILSGVFDSPLTSQIDSGSKLKEIIDLTRENVYEACEVVEVKVAGYEVLGGLLEEFVNAVTNNSLSKSYLTKKLLPNFKDTDEDLYRKILQVTDYISGMTDSYAVSLFKKIKGISLPRGGR
- a CDS encoding tetratricopeptide repeat protein; this encodes MNRILTTVTILSIVHVLGSTPAIVSAQTPQATPASPASNLQEQYDEGVNRYNQGDFKGAIASFTEVIRLDPNNAAAYENRGNARDDLGDRQGAIADYNQAIKLAPDNATTYYNRGLAYDRLGNNKAAIADYDRAIELNPKFASAYNSRGILRFAMGDELSAMTDFNQAIELEPERPGIYYNRGNVRRRGGDNQGAIADYNRVLQLNPQDADAHFNRGIAYYNMADHQMAIVDFNQALQLNSSYAEAYYNRALSYSAIGNNQQALQDFQQAANLYQEQKKPEYYQDAQERIRELQE
- the dxr gene encoding 1-deoxy-D-xylulose-5-phosphate reductoisomerase, yielding MKAITLLGSTGSIGTQTLDIVAQYPDQFQIVGLAAGRNVEMLAAQIRQFQPSIAAICAEDKLPQLKEAIADLDPQPILLAGEAGVVEVARYGNAETVVTGIVGCAGLLPTIAAIEAGKDIALANKETLIAGAPVVLPLIEKYNVKLLPADSEHSAIFQCLQGVPNGGLRRILLTASGGAFRDLPVEKLVDVQVTDALKHPNWSMGKKITIDSATLMNKGLEVIEAHYLFALDYDRIEIVIHPQSIIHSLIELQDTSVLAQLGWADMRLPLLYALSYPERIYTNWEQLDLVKAGDLTFRAPDHKKYPCMQLAYAAGKAGGSMPAVLNAANEQAVALFLEEKIRFLDIPRCIERVCDRHASDHQINPSLEDIVSADRWARQEVINACEESDNSKIYSQLK
- a CDS encoding Nif11-like leader peptide family natural product precursor — its product is MAQETAARFFKAVQQDHALQEKLKATSDPEAFIKIAAQRGYNFSLQDLDQAISKLSPEEVAAVINPGVSPRRHIVPR
- a CDS encoding cytochrome c peroxidase; protein product: MNRKLSIFSHKANREGRHSSQLLIIVSGLKTLKNQFSVRKVFSYVAVALMVAIAVLAGHTVSAQLVPDGPSQPLTSLKTVPIPEPANLGEFVSDRAAAIRLGKALFWDMQIGSDGIQACATCHFHAGTDTRAKNQLSPGLLRVNADGSPNPDQTFSVGSGPNYTLKPGDFPFHKLTDPNNRSSAVLADSNDVAGSQGVPLTKFNNTTPGNAEDDVTVQPDTVFHVNGTNVRQVTERNTPSTVNAVFNFRNFWDGRAQDEFNGVNPFGSRDPDARVIKASTPAVLPKEVKISLNNASLASQAVGPPLSSVEESATGRIFPDIGNKLGRVKRRLLPRETGKKLRALRPLGKQLVAADDSVLGGFSRGRLPGLKTNYTAMIKAAFKPEWWRSAYLINVDPNTGNRSFVRRKANQIADADGIVDPDQLPNQQYTLLDYNFSLFMGLAIQMYESTLVSNNAPIDRYLEGNTGALTTAQVRGKELFEGRAKCINCHGGAEFTNASVRNVRKERLELMEMGSGQPAVYDNGFYNIGVRPTQEDLGVGGKDPSGNPLSETRLAQQGKFNALLGENPNITVDAGDRVAVDGAFKTPGLRNIELTAPYFHNGGQLTLRQVIDFYNRGGDFHEQNINNLDPDIENLNLSEQDKNDLVEFLKALTDERVRSDKAPFDHPQLLIPNGHPGDTTSVTNNGKGHATDGTLLELPAVGRNGGRVRANFLS
- a CDS encoding RNA helicase, yielding MNLQLFSELNLKEIFPFELDDFQLAAIRALNAGHSVVVCAPTGSGKTLIGEYAIYRALSRGKRVFYTTPLKALSNQKLRDFRDRFGADMVGLLTGDASINRDAPILVMTTEIFRNMLYGTPIGEVGTSLVDVEAVVLDECHYMNDRQRGTVWEESIIYCPSEVQLVALSATIANSQQLTDWINQVHGPTELIYSEFRPVPLEFYFCNPKGLFPLLDNNKSKINPRLKPKPGSSNAYAKGGRRNGARLEAPSLEFTISRLAAKDMLPAIYFIFSRRGCDQAVANIGNLSLVNSAEAAQLQQQIDEFLARNPEAGRAGQIEPLYRGIAAHHAGILPTWKGLVEELFQQGLIKVVFATETLAAGINMPARTTVISTLSKRTDRGHRLLNPSEFLQMAGRAGRRGMDKLGHVVTLQTPFEGAKEAAYLATAQPDPLVSQFTPSYGMVLNLLQTHTLEEAKELVERSFGQYLATLYLQPHYESLAHLQGQVAQIEAQLQSIDMEQLAKYEKLRQRIKVERQLLKTLHEQAQEARVEQLGLTLSFAVSGTLLSLRGKHVPTATPIPAVLVAKSPGSGQAPYLICLGQDNRWYVVMTSDVVDLYAELPRLEIASDLLPPVEMPLKPGQSRRGNQETAAIALAIPETAELNIAPEVLAQQAKVAALEAQLQAHPLHKSDTPATILKRRNKSLQLQAEIAERQEELGQLSQHHWEEFLHLIEILQRFGCLNELVPTHLGQVAAAIRGDNELWLGLALVSGEFDQLDPHHLAAAVAALVTENTRPDSWVRYVLSSEVEEALAGLRSTRRQLFQLQRRYNVAFPIWLEYDLVALVEQWALGVEWLELCANTSLDEGDVVRLLRRTLDLLSQIPHIPYLSEALQRNAYRAMQLLDRFPVNEIVE
- the proC gene encoding pyrroline-5-carboxylate reductase; its protein translation is MSVKFGIIGGGVMGEALLSRLVSQKIYQPTEIIVGEKSPARRDYLANQYGVSVTDDNYVVTQASVLLLAIKPQVFTAVAAELVSPLTKSTPLVISILAGVSLSQLEKAFPQVPIIRAMPNTPATVGAGMTAISLGAQAGDRDKQIAQQLFTAVGEVVEVPETLMDAVTGLSGSGPAYVALLIEALSDGGVAAGLPRAIATQLALQTVRGTVQLLQETQMHPAELKDRVTSPGGTTIAGVTELERAGFRAGLIAAVKAAAVRSQELGTRD
- a CDS encoding cell division protein SepF, with amino-acid sequence MSKFIKTIKDFVGLNDPYAEDNDIYEVVEEDGYRHTYPPEHSQPIEEDLRQRRRVRERITLEPNSEVGAASMNNVIGMHEAGNRTYEVVVMEPRSFEEMPQAIQALRERKSVVLNLTMMDPDLAQRAVDFVAGGTYAIDGHQERVGDSIFLFTPICVQVTTQSGVVQEVPQTQVRTERTTVHSQAWSADSTRIAQSS